The DNA segment TCTGCTTTTGTGTAAAAATAAAGAATCGGTTTTAGATGTATATTACTCTGAAAATCCCGATATGATTTACGATTTCGATAATTTCCCACTTTTACCTAATACCGAAGGACAAGTTTTATTAAGCAAAGCATCTGATAAATCGGCAGTTATTGATATGCTTTCTTATAACGAAAACATGCATCATCCTTTATTAAATAATACGCGTGGCATTAGTCTTGAAAGATTATCACCCGAAGGGGAAACTAGTGATTTAAAAAACTGGCAATCGGCAGCAGCAAATGTAAACTACGGCACACCTGCTTATCAAAACTCACAATTTCAAGAAAAAACCGATAATGAGGAAATTATTCAGATTACCCCTAATATCTTCTCCCCTGATTTAGATGGCTTCGACGATATTTTACAAATAAATTATAAATTTCCGGAAAGCGGAAATACCATTAACCTAATTATCTACAATGCACGAGGACAAAGAATAAGATATTTGGTAAAAAACGAATTAGCAGGCTTAAGCGGACAGTTTTTTTGGGACGGAACTACCGAAGAAGGAGATAAAGCTGCTCTTGGGATTTATATTTTATATTTTGAGTATTTTGATTTGAATGGTAAAGTTGAAAAAATTAAAAAGACTTGCGTTTTAGGCGGAAAACTATAAATTACTAATTTTATCCTATGTCAGAAAGCATCCAACTCAATCGTTTTTTCTTTAAAATTACAGCTTGTCAAGCACAAGAATACCGTATACTGATCCGATCAGAAAAACCCGGAGAAGAATGTTTTTTGGGATATACACCACTGACTAAATCTCTTGTTTTTATAGATGATAATTCCCTTTCGAATTATCTAAAAACACATGAGCATCAATTACGAAAAATGCTTCATAATAAACGTTTAGATACATTTTTTATTGGTTTTGAATTGTATTTTATTATTTGGAAAGACAAAGATATAAAGCAGTTTAGTAATCGTTCAAATGTAATTGCTTTGGACCGTAGAACAAGCAAGCGTAAAATATATATAACAAAAAATGAGAATATTGAAACAACAAATATTTTTACCGATGGTTCTTTTTTGGAAAAAAGAGGTAAGGGCGGCTATGTTGTTTTAATTAAAAGACCGAATAAAAATTATCAATTACATACTTACGAATCAGGTAAAAAAAGCAGTTCGCTTATTGAGTTAGAAGCTGCCATAAAAGGACTGGAAATTCTTAAAGATGTAGAGAAAATCAGGATAATAAGCGACAGCCAATATGTGAGAAAAGGATTAACAGAATGGGTTCCGATATGGGAGCTAAACGATTGGCATACCGTAAATGGCGAAAAGGTAAAAAATATTGGATATTGGAAGTATTTTAATTCTTTAAGTATTGGTAAATACATAGAGTTTGAGTGGGTAAAAGCCCACGATAATCATTTCGAAAATACAATATGTGATTTGTACGCTAAAAGACAAGCTTTGTCCGATTGAAAATCACTTTGAAAAAGAAAACAACTATTCCGTTAAAAGCCGTAATTTTGCGGAAAATTTATCACGCATGAAAGATTCACTTAAAGTTTATAATACACTACATCGTAAAAAAGAAATTTTTGAACCTATTAACCCGCCTCATATTGGTATGTATGTTTGCGGTCCAACGGTTTATAGCGAAGTACATTTAGGTAATAGTCGTACATTTATTTCCTTCGATATTATTTATAGATATTTGAGTTATCTTGGCTATAAAGTCAGATACGTTAGAAATATTACAGATGCCGGGCATTTGGAAAATGATACGGATGATGGAGAAGATAAAATCTCCAAAAAAGCTCGTTTAGATCAACTCGAGCCAATGGAGATTGTTCAGAAATACACCTTAGATTTTCATAATATTTTGCAGTTGTTTAATAACCTTCCGCCCAGTATAGAGCCTACTGCAACGGGTCATATTATTGAGCAAATATCTATGGTTGAAGATATCTTAAAGAAAAACCTCGCCTATGAAAGTAATGGTTCAATATATTTTGATGTAGAAGCTTTCAATAAAGAGTTTAACAATGATTACGGAAAACTTTCCGGCAGGAATATTGAGGATTTAATCAGCAATACTCGCGAACTTGACGGACAAAGTGAAAAACATAGCCCCTCGGATTTTGCTCTTTGGAAAAAAGCTTCACCCGAACATATCATGCGGTGGAAATCACCTTGGGGCGAAGGCTTTCCGGGATGGCATATGGAATGTTCTGTAATGAGTTCAAAATATCTGGGTAAACAATTTGATATTCATGGCGGAGGAATGGATTTAAAATTTCCTCATCACGAATGTGAAATAGCTCAAAATAAAGCTGTTAACGGCAAAAAAGATCCTGTAAAATATTGGCTGCATGCAAATATGCTTACATTAAACGGGCAGAAAATGAGTAAATCTACCGGAAATACTTTACTGCCTCACGAACTGTTTAGTGGCAATAACGATAAATTATCTAAGGCTTTTAGTCCTATGGTAGTACGCTTTTTTATATTACAAGCTCATTATCGTTCTACATTAGATCTTAGCGACAATGCATTACAAGGAGCAGAAAAAGGCTATCAAAAATTAATGTCCGCAGCAAATACTCTTCAAAAATTAAAATCTTCTGAAAAATCGTCTTTTAACGTTGATGATATAACAGCTAAATTTTATGCTGCTATGAATGATGATTTTAATACTCCTGTTCTTATTGCTCATCTTTTTGATGCCGTTAAATTAATTAATAGCATAAATGATGGTAAAGAAAAGCTAAATACAGAAGATTTAGAAAAGCTGAAAAAATATTTTAGTGAGTTTGTATTTGATGTTTTAGGCTTGAAAAATGAGGAGCAGGATAACGATAATAATGAATTATTAGATGGTGTTATGACAACACTTATCGAACTTAGGCAGCAAGCAAAGAAAAACAAAGACTGGGCTTCGGCCGACTTAATTAGAAATGAGTTAGCCAAATTAAATATTGTACTAAAAGACACTAAAGAAGGAACAGATTGGGAAGTAGAAAAGTAAAACGATACGTATATTAAATGTATCTCAACACTCAATCATTTACCCAAAATACCTTTATAATATTTTGTATATTACGGAATTAATCATCAAAAAAAATTAAAAAATGGCAGGAATAAATAAAGTAATCTTAGTTGGGCATTTAGGTCGCGACCCTGAAGTTATGACGTTTGATAATGGAACTAAAAAAGCAACCTTTTCTATGGCAACAACCGAAAGCTATCGCGATAAAGAAGGTAATTGGCAAGAACAAACCGAATGGCATAATATTGTTTTATGGCGCTATCTCGCCGAGAAAAAAATTATAAAAGGCGATCAAATTTATTTGGAAGGACGTTTAAGATCACGTTCTTATGAAGATGCCAATGGAGTTAAAAAATATATTACCGAAATTCAAGGTGATAAAGTTTTAAAATTAAGTTCTGCCGGCAGCAATAGAGAAAATTATCAAGCCAACGAACAAACGCAAACATCGGATTCTACACCTGCTCCTACTAATAAACCCGAAGTAGAAGATAAAGACGATTTACCTTTCTAAAAATTATTTAATACTATTTTTAGACTAATTAAAGTATGGCGATAAATGAAATTTGACGATTATAAAATTGCGGATGAGCTTAAAGAAAGCATTCGTAAATTAGGCTTTAAACGACCTACAGATATCCAATTCAAATCAATCCAGCCTATACTTTCTGGCGATGATGTGTTGGCTATTGCACAAACAGGAACAGGAAAAACAGCCGCTTTTGCAATTCCAATTATCGACATTTTAAATTACCGTAAGAAAACCCAAAGACGTAAAGATGGAATTCGCGCAGTGGTTATGGTACCCACACGCGAATTGGCAATGCAAATTACAGAAGTCTTTAATCTCCTTGAAAAAGATACATTAGTAAAAACTTTTGGCGTTTTTGGTGGAGTAGAACAAGATCCGCAAATTAAAGAATTGCAAAAAGGCTTTGATATTATGGTGGCTACGCCGGGTCGTTTATTCGATTTAACCAGCCAAGGATATATTCAATTACATAGAATAAATATTCTGGTATTGGATGAAGCTGATCATATGCTCGATCTTGGATTTATAAAAGATATTCGTCAGCTAATTACTCATTTACCAAAAAAACGGCAAACACTT comes from the Bacteroidales bacterium genome and includes:
- the ssb gene encoding single-stranded DNA-binding protein; this translates as MAGINKVILVGHLGRDPEVMTFDNGTKKATFSMATTESYRDKEGNWQEQTEWHNIVLWRYLAEKKIIKGDQIYLEGRLRSRSYEDANGVKKYITEIQGDKVLKLSSAGSNRENYQANEQTQTSDSTPAPTNKPEVEDKDDLPF
- the cysS gene encoding cysteine--tRNA ligase — its product is MKDSLKVYNTLHRKKEIFEPINPPHIGMYVCGPTVYSEVHLGNSRTFISFDIIYRYLSYLGYKVRYVRNITDAGHLENDTDDGEDKISKKARLDQLEPMEIVQKYTLDFHNILQLFNNLPPSIEPTATGHIIEQISMVEDILKKNLAYESNGSIYFDVEAFNKEFNNDYGKLSGRNIEDLISNTRELDGQSEKHSPSDFALWKKASPEHIMRWKSPWGEGFPGWHMECSVMSSKYLGKQFDIHGGGMDLKFPHHECEIAQNKAVNGKKDPVKYWLHANMLTLNGQKMSKSTGNTLLPHELFSGNNDKLSKAFSPMVVRFFILQAHYRSTLDLSDNALQGAEKGYQKLMSAANTLQKLKSSEKSSFNVDDITAKFYAAMNDDFNTPVLIAHLFDAVKLINSINDGKEKLNTEDLEKLKKYFSEFVFDVLGLKNEEQDNDNNELLDGVMTTLIELRQQAKKNKDWASADLIRNELAKLNIVLKDTKEGTDWEVEK
- a CDS encoding ribonuclease HI, with product MSESIQLNRFFFKITACQAQEYRILIRSEKPGEECFLGYTPLTKSLVFIDDNSLSNYLKTHEHQLRKMLHNKRLDTFFIGFELYFIIWKDKDIKQFSNRSNVIALDRRTSKRKIYITKNENIETTNIFTDGSFLEKRGKGGYVVLIKRPNKNYQLHTYESGKKSSSLIELEAAIKGLEILKDVEKIRIISDSQYVRKGLTEWVPIWELNDWHTVNGEKVKNIGYWKYFNSLSIGKYIEFEWVKAHDNHFENTICDLYAKRQALSD